A single Vigna radiata var. radiata cultivar VC1973A chromosome 8, Vradiata_ver6, whole genome shotgun sequence DNA region contains:
- the LOC106769923 gene encoding protein HSH49 isoform X1: protein MSGNSNCSVYIGNLDERVTERVLYDILIQAGRVVDLHIPKDKETEKPKGYAFAEYETEEIADYAVRLFSGLVTLYNRTLKFAMSGRDKTTLNGSTAVTPTSNSSQRSRPYAVPINNSENFQHPARLSTSDRYSDYAVNHSQEMRISTQKSCKVPLFSYNEVNMNGRRTNLASENYPKESAERYVWLEKILFYPFVNIC from the exons ATGTCCGGGAACTCCAATTGCAGTGTTTACATAG GCAATCTAGATGAGAGGGTGACAGAGAGGGTCTTGTATGATATATTAATCCAAGCAGGACGAGTGGTAGATTTGCACATTCCTAAAGATAAGGAAACTGAGAAACCGAAAGGTTATGCCTTTGCAGAATATGAAACTGAGGAGATTGCAGATTATGCTGTCCGTCTTTTCTCGGGCCTTGTAACTCTCTATAACCGAACACTCAAGTTTGCA ATGTCTGGGAGAGACAAGACTACCCTTAATGGCTCTACAGCAGTTACCCCCACATCAAATTCTTCTCAAAGGTCAAGGCCATATGCAGTCCCAATAAATAATTCAGAAAATTTTCAGCACCCTGCCAGGCTATCAACTTCTGATCGATATTCAGATTATGCAGTAAATCATTCCCAAG AAATGAGGATTTCAACCCAAAAAAGTTGCAAGGTGCCTTTGTTCTCTTACAATGA AGTAAATATGAATGGCAGAAGAACCAATTTAGCTTCAGAAAATTACCCCAAAGAAAGCGCGGAAAGATATGTTTGGCttgagaaaatattattttacccttttgttaatatttgttaa
- the LOC106772245 gene encoding embryogenesis-associated protein EMB8 isoform X2 → MDERCCLPDSASSSDAYWLLLQVLSLIPLWHYLLLAAFILFSVLYNFLELHFFQDLFSGFAGSPVLLSYNSSSQIYHAVVSKCDVLRGRYFATPWLCSPHLQTLFLNYFGRPPFLKYARELFRTADGGTIALDWLFSSHVSDNVGYEDESVPIFVVIPGLTSDSSSQSDISYNAGLTEDVRAVVNYLHKKRAKAPLFVVGTSIGANILVKYLGEDGENIPVAGAVAVCSPWDLLIGDRYLRRGRVQKIYDKALAFGLLDYAKFHFLFAILMITQPV, encoded by the exons ATGGATGAACGCTGTTGCTTACCAGATTCAGCATCTTCTTCCGACGCCTACTGGCTTCTTCTGCAAGTCCTCTCTCTCATCCCTCTCTGGCATTACCTTCTCCTTGCAGCGTTCATTCTATTCTCTGTTCTCTACAACTTCCTTGAACTCCATTTCTTTCAAGATCTCTTCTCGGGATTCGCAGGCTCCCCTGTGCTTCTCTCCTACAATTCCTCCTCTCAAATCTACCACGCTGTCGTTTCCAAGTGCGATGTTCTCCGCGGAAGATATTTCGCCACGCCCTGGCTCTGCAGTCCTCATCTTCAGACTCTTTTCCTCAACTACTTCGGCAGACCTCCCTTCCTCAAATACGCCAG GGAACTGTTTAGGACTGCTGATGGTGGAACCATTGCCTTGGATTGGCTGTTCAGTTCTCACG TTTCGGATAATGTTGGTTATGAAGATGAATCTGTTCCCATTTTTGTGGTTATTCCTGGCCTCACAAGTGACTCTTCATCTCAA TCTGACATTTCCTACAATGCTGGATTGACTGAGGATGTCCGCGCAGTGGTTAATTATCTCCATAAAAAGAGAGCCAAGGCACCACTGTTTGTTGTTGGAACTAGTATCGGAGCTAATATTCTG GTTAAATATCTTGGTGAGGATGGTGAGAATATTCCTGTTGCTGGAGCTGTTGCTGTTTGCTCTCCCTGGGACCTTTTg ATAGGGGACAGATACTTACGCCGAGGGCGTGTGcagaaaatttatgataaagCACTTGCATTTGGACTTTTAGATTATGCAAAATT TCACTTTCTGTTCGCGATTTTGATGATCACGCAACCCGTGTAG
- the LOC106769923 gene encoding protein HSH49 isoform X2, with protein MSGNSNCSVYIGNLDERVTERVLYDILIQAGRVVDLHIPKDKETEKPKGYAFAEYETEEIADYAVRLFSGLVTLYNRTLKFAMSGRDKTTLNGSTAVTPTSNSSQRSRPYAVPINNSENFQHPARLSTSDRYSDYAVNHSQVPPIRVTSGNGSHYSGNNYEYSRRAFGATLDSISRNRSRRFDRSSPISYPYY; from the exons ATGTCCGGGAACTCCAATTGCAGTGTTTACATAG GCAATCTAGATGAGAGGGTGACAGAGAGGGTCTTGTATGATATATTAATCCAAGCAGGACGAGTGGTAGATTTGCACATTCCTAAAGATAAGGAAACTGAGAAACCGAAAGGTTATGCCTTTGCAGAATATGAAACTGAGGAGATTGCAGATTATGCTGTCCGTCTTTTCTCGGGCCTTGTAACTCTCTATAACCGAACACTCAAGTTTGCA ATGTCTGGGAGAGACAAGACTACCCTTAATGGCTCTACAGCAGTTACCCCCACATCAAATTCTTCTCAAAGGTCAAGGCCATATGCAGTCCCAATAAATAATTCAGAAAATTTTCAGCACCCTGCCAGGCTATCAACTTCTGATCGATATTCAGATTATGCAGTAAATCATTCCCAAG TTCCTCCTATTCGTGTAACTAGTGGGAATGGATCTCACTATAGTGGCAACAATTATGAATACAGCAGGAGAGCTTTTGGGGCAACATTGGATAGCATTAGCCGTAATAGGTCACGCCGCTTTGATAGAAGTAGCCCAATCTCTTACCCatattactaa
- the LOC106772245 gene encoding embryogenesis-associated protein EMB8 isoform X1 codes for MDERCCLPDSASSSDAYWLLLQVLSLIPLWHYLLLAAFILFSVLYNFLELHFFQDLFSGFAGSPVLLSYNSSSQIYHAVVSKCDVLRGRYFATPWLCSPHLQTLFLNYFGRPPFLKYARELFRTADGGTIALDWLFSSHVSDNVGYEDESVPIFVVIPGLTSDSSSQSDISYNAGLTEDVRAVVNYLHKKRAKAPLFVVGTSIGANILVKYLGEDGENIPVAGAVAVCSPWDLLSLSVRDFDDHATRVVGKYESVDTYYRRCSSSTFVRSVSVPLLCISALDDPICTTEAIPWDECKANKNILLATVKHGGHLAFFQGLSASRIWTREKGCK; via the exons ATGGATGAACGCTGTTGCTTACCAGATTCAGCATCTTCTTCCGACGCCTACTGGCTTCTTCTGCAAGTCCTCTCTCTCATCCCTCTCTGGCATTACCTTCTCCTTGCAGCGTTCATTCTATTCTCTGTTCTCTACAACTTCCTTGAACTCCATTTCTTTCAAGATCTCTTCTCGGGATTCGCAGGCTCCCCTGTGCTTCTCTCCTACAATTCCTCCTCTCAAATCTACCACGCTGTCGTTTCCAAGTGCGATGTTCTCCGCGGAAGATATTTCGCCACGCCCTGGCTCTGCAGTCCTCATCTTCAGACTCTTTTCCTCAACTACTTCGGCAGACCTCCCTTCCTCAAATACGCCAG GGAACTGTTTAGGACTGCTGATGGTGGAACCATTGCCTTGGATTGGCTGTTCAGTTCTCACG TTTCGGATAATGTTGGTTATGAAGATGAATCTGTTCCCATTTTTGTGGTTATTCCTGGCCTCACAAGTGACTCTTCATCTCAA TCTGACATTTCCTACAATGCTGGATTGACTGAGGATGTCCGCGCAGTGGTTAATTATCTCCATAAAAAGAGAGCCAAGGCACCACTGTTTGTTGTTGGAACTAGTATCGGAGCTAATATTCTG GTTAAATATCTTGGTGAGGATGGTGAGAATATTCCTGTTGCTGGAGCTGTTGCTGTTTGCTCTCCCTGGGACCTTTTg TCACTTTCTGTTCGCGATTTTGATGATCACGCAACCCGTGTAGTTGGGAAGTATGAG AGTGTGGATACGTACTATAGACGTTGCAGTAGTTCCACTTTTGTGCGTTCTGTTTCGGTTCCGCTTTTGTGTATTAGTGCTCTTGACGATCCAATCTGTACAACAGAAGCCATTCCCTGGGATGAATGCAA GGCAAACAAAAACATTCTGTTGGCTACTGTAAAGCATGGAGGACATCTGGCCTTCTTTCAAGGCCTATCTGCATCTCGCATTTG